One window from the genome of Lasioglossum baleicum unplaced genomic scaffold, iyLasBale1 scaffold1568, whole genome shotgun sequence encodes:
- the LOC143220790 gene encoding DNA-binding protein inhibitor ID-2-A-like, whose product MKAMVVSPVGGRVPPSRGVLHNSLGINGTRRDLEAEEVAAYLTKLRSLVPDMPRKRKLSKLEVIQRVIEYICDLQTTLEETNVHHESSAVAKTVQRQPLQPLLNAATSVPTTTTTASSATTTGTGMLAER is encoded by the coding sequence ATGAAGGCGATGGTGGTGAGCCCGGTGGGCGGCAGAGTGCCGCCGAGTCGAGGTGTCCTGCACAACAGCCTCGGGATCAACGGAACCCGCCGTGACCTGGAAGCAGAAGAAGTAGCCGCTTACCTGACCAAGCTCAGGTCTTTGGTGCCGGATATGCCGAGGAAGAGGAAGCTGTCGAAGCTCGAGGTTATCCAGAGGGTGATCGAGTACATCTGCGACCTGCAGACAACGCTGGAGGAGACGAACGTGCACCACGAGTCCTCCGCGGTGGCGAAGACCGTGCAAAGGCAGCCGTTgcaaccgttgttgaacgctgCGACCAGCGTGccgaccaccaccaccaccgcgtCCTCGGCGACGACCACGGGCACCGGGATGCTCGCGGAACGGTGA